Proteins from a single region of Planctomycetia bacterium:
- a CDS encoding DUF1559 domain-containing protein, with translation MTDENTPAARRRAFVRARAFTLVELLVVIAIIGVLVALILPALQISREAARRTQCLNNLKQLGVALHVEANATGHFPAGKMAKATPGFPSHPHSFFGWSVFAKLLPRLEKTNQYRQLNVELPLYGPALTVLPENKPGVAQVISEYLCPSDRATVVSSGFGPLNYVACSGSGKEGGSPFDADGLFYLNSAVTWAKIKDGASNTAAFSESLLGDPNFTGKPQNTVDPQRNYVFAFGAPLNDTGCGNSVIYNFTEGRGYTWAGGSGYDHYLGPNSPRFDCHGNIMIGAMDVRYAGYSWRAARSAHAGQVNVALADGSVRSMNGQVDPKIWLALSTRNGGEATATP, from the coding sequence ATGACCGACGAAAACACGCCCGCTGCGCGACGGAGAGCCTTCGTTCGCGCACGGGCGTTTACGTTGGTGGAGTTGCTGGTCGTGATCGCCATCATCGGCGTGCTCGTGGCGCTGATCTTGCCGGCCTTGCAGATAAGTCGCGAGGCCGCGCGCCGGACGCAATGCCTGAATAACCTCAAGCAACTCGGCGTGGCGCTGCACGTCGAGGCCAATGCCACGGGGCATTTTCCCGCGGGCAAGATGGCCAAGGCGACGCCCGGGTTCCCGTCGCATCCGCATTCGTTTTTCGGCTGGTCGGTGTTCGCGAAGTTGCTGCCGCGATTGGAGAAGACGAATCAGTATCGCCAGCTCAACGTAGAACTGCCGCTCTATGGCCCGGCGCTGACGGTGTTGCCAGAGAACAAGCCGGGCGTGGCGCAGGTGATCAGCGAGTATCTTTGTCCGAGCGATCGCGCGACAGTGGTGAGCTCAGGTTTCGGGCCGCTCAACTACGTGGCCTGTTCCGGCTCAGGCAAGGAAGGCGGTTCGCCCTTCGACGCGGACGGGCTGTTCTATCTGAATTCCGCCGTGACTTGGGCGAAGATCAAGGATGGCGCGTCGAATACGGCGGCATTTTCGGAGAGTTTGCTCGGCGACCCTAATTTTACCGGCAAGCCGCAGAACACCGTCGATCCACAGCGGAACTACGTGTTTGCATTCGGCGCGCCGCTGAACGACACGGGCTGCGGCAATTCGGTGATTTACAACTTCACCGAGGGTCGTGGATACACCTGGGCCGGCGGCAGCGGGTATGACCATTACCTAGGGCCCAATTCGCCGCGGTTCGATTGCCATGGCAACATAATGATCGGCGCGATGGACGTGCGCTACGCCGGGTATAGTTGGCGGGCGGCCCGCAGCGCCCATGCTGGGCAGGTGAACGTCGCCCTGGCGGACGGTTCGGTGCGATCGATGAATGGGCAAGTCGATCCGAAGATTTGGCTGGCCCTTTCGACGCGCAATGGCGGCGAAGCAACCGCCACGCCCTAG
- a CDS encoding aldehyde dehydrogenase family protein — MATATAPRKSAPAIKQTKHLINNEWVASSDGGKFETFNPATGEVIAEVSAGTAADIDRAVKAARRAVETGPWNKMDAADRGRLLFKLAELVDANAEELSALESLNSGKTIGDSQGDIAGVANCLRYYAGWADKIEGRTVPVRGNFLSYTLRQPVGVVGQIIPWNFPCAMLAWKWGPALACGNAIVMKPAEQTPLTALIMGRLAMEAGFPAGVINLVNGMGETAGAALCTHPDVDKIAFTGHVDTAKIIQKATADTLKRTSYELGGKSPNVIFADANIDDAVEGAFHAIYFHGGQCCTAGSRLFVEEKLRDEFVEKLAKKAKGRRVGDPMDPTTQQGPQVSQEQMDKILGYVALGQKQGAKLVTGGQRVGDRGFFVEPTIFDGVKDDMAIATDEIFGPVVSVLPFKNFDEMLERANRTHYGLAAAIWTKDIDKAHLYAKQVKAGTVWVNCYHVVDTTTPFGGFKMSGHGRENGEAALDLYTELKTVTVKLNP; from the coding sequence ATGGCCACTGCCACGGCGCCGCGCAAGTCTGCGCCGGCGATCAAGCAAACCAAGCACTTGATCAACAACGAATGGGTCGCCTCGAGCGATGGAGGCAAATTCGAGACCTTTAATCCCGCGACCGGCGAAGTGATCGCCGAAGTCTCCGCCGGCACGGCCGCGGACATCGATCGCGCGGTCAAAGCGGCGCGTCGCGCGGTGGAGACCGGCCCTTGGAACAAGATGGACGCGGCGGATCGCGGCCGCCTGCTGTTCAAATTGGCCGAGCTGGTCGATGCGAACGCGGAAGAATTGTCGGCGTTGGAATCGTTGAACTCGGGCAAGACGATCGGCGACTCCCAGGGGGATATCGCTGGAGTGGCCAACTGCCTGCGTTACTACGCCGGCTGGGCCGACAAAATTGAAGGGCGCACTGTGCCCGTGCGCGGCAACTTCCTGTCGTACACCTTGAGGCAGCCGGTCGGCGTCGTCGGGCAGATCATCCCGTGGAACTTTCCGTGCGCGATGCTGGCGTGGAAATGGGGACCGGCCTTGGCCTGCGGCAACGCGATCGTGATGAAGCCGGCCGAGCAGACGCCGCTGACAGCTCTTATCATGGGCCGCCTGGCGATGGAAGCCGGCTTCCCGGCGGGCGTGATCAACCTGGTGAACGGCATGGGGGAAACGGCCGGCGCCGCGCTCTGTACGCATCCGGACGTCGATAAGATCGCCTTCACCGGGCATGTCGATACGGCCAAGATCATTCAAAAGGCGACGGCCGATACGCTCAAGCGGACCAGCTACGAATTGGGCGGCAAGAGCCCGAACGTGATCTTTGCGGATGCCAACATCGACGACGCCGTGGAAGGCGCGTTCCATGCGATCTACTTCCATGGCGGCCAATGCTGCACGGCGGGAAGCCGGTTGTTCGTGGAAGAAAAGTTGCGCGACGAATTCGTCGAAAAGCTGGCAAAGAAGGCCAAGGGACGCCGCGTGGGCGACCCGATGGATCCGACCACGCAGCAGGGACCGCAGGTCTCGCAGGAACAGATGGACAAGATCTTGGGTTACGTCGCGCTGGGTCAGAAGCAAGGCGCCAAGCTCGTGACCGGCGGTCAACGCGTTGGTGATCGCGGCTTCTTTGTCGAGCCAACAATCTTCGACGGCGTGAAGGACGACATGGCGATCGCCACGGACGAGATCTTTGGCCCGGTGGTGAGCGTGCTGCCATTCAAGAACTTCGATGAAATGCTGGAGCGCGCGAATCGCACGCACTACGGACTCGCGGCGGCGATCTGGACCAAGGATATCGACAAGGCGCACCTCTACGCCAAGCAAGTGAAGGCCGGCACCGTTTGGGTGAACTGCTATCACGTCGTCGATACCACCACGCCGTTTGGCGGCTTCAAGATGTCAGGTCACGGGCGCGAGAACGGCGAGGCGGCGCTGGATTTGTATACCGAGCTCAAGACCGTGACGGTCAAGCTCAATCCCTAA
- a CDS encoding metallophosphoesterase family protein → MKSFRLRLSHLSAVILCLSLVQLALAHEGHEHEPYTDAKASQATPVPDRVILTWVGDPTVSQAVTWRTDTSVTAAKAQIAVAEDGPLFAAKAVDVPAITQHLQTDIGECHCHTVEFIDLQPKTKYVYRVGDGGHWSEWFHFSTASAQPEPFSFVYFGDAQNDLKSMWARVFREAYSDAPKARFIVHAGDLINSANRDIEWGEWFYAAGWVNGMVPSIPTPGNHEYAKDPANEEIRTLSNNWRPQFALPQHGPAGLEESVYWIDYQGVRIVSLNSNERHEEQAAWLAGVLSHNPNNWTVLTYHHPMYSGAKDRDNVHLRQLWQPVFDKYGVDLVLQGHDHTYARSGQVLGDNVPTGVNYFGDNGGTVYVVSVSGPKMYDNGKLPVMKRVAEDTQLYQIIHVDGNTIRYEARTAKGDLYDAFRLVKQPSGKNELIEEVPDRPENLRAPAPGTADGK, encoded by the coding sequence ATGAAATCCTTTCGCTTGCGACTTTCCCATCTGTCCGCTGTCATCCTTTGTTTGAGTCTCGTGCAGCTGGCGCTTGCCCACGAAGGGCATGAGCATGAGCCGTACACCGATGCGAAAGCCTCGCAGGCGACGCCCGTGCCGGATCGCGTGATTCTCACCTGGGTCGGCGACCCGACGGTGAGCCAGGCTGTGACTTGGCGGACCGATACGAGCGTGACCGCGGCCAAAGCGCAAATCGCCGTCGCCGAGGATGGGCCGTTGTTCGCGGCGAAAGCCGTCGACGTTCCGGCCATCACGCAACACCTCCAGACCGACATCGGCGAGTGCCATTGTCACACGGTGGAGTTCATCGACCTGCAGCCCAAGACCAAGTACGTCTATCGCGTCGGCGACGGCGGGCATTGGAGCGAGTGGTTTCACTTCAGCACCGCGAGCGCGCAGCCGGAGCCGTTTTCGTTTGTCTACTTTGGCGATGCTCAGAATGATTTGAAGTCGATGTGGGCGCGCGTGTTTCGCGAGGCCTACTCCGACGCGCCGAAAGCGCGGTTCATTGTCCACGCCGGCGATTTGATCAACAGCGCCAATCGCGATATCGAATGGGGGGAATGGTTCTACGCCGCGGGCTGGGTCAACGGCATGGTCCCCAGCATTCCGACACCGGGCAACCACGAGTACGCCAAGGACCCTGCGAACGAAGAAATTCGCACGCTCTCCAACAACTGGCGACCGCAATTCGCGTTGCCGCAGCATGGGCCGGCCGGATTGGAAGAAAGTGTCTATTGGATCGACTATCAAGGCGTGCGGATCGTCTCTCTGAATTCCAACGAACGCCATGAAGAACAAGCCGCCTGGCTGGCGGGCGTGTTGTCGCATAATCCCAACAACTGGACGGTGCTCACCTACCACCATCCGATGTACTCCGGCGCGAAGGATCGCGACAACGTCCACCTACGCCAACTTTGGCAACCAGTGTTCGACAAGTACGGCGTCGATCTGGTGCTGCAAGGGCACGACCACACCTACGCGCGCAGCGGCCAGGTGCTGGGGGACAACGTGCCGACCGGCGTGAACTACTTCGGCGACAACGGCGGCACGGTCTATGTCGTGTCGGTCAGCGGCCCGAAGATGTACGACAACGGCAAGCTGCCGGTCATGAAGCGCGTGGCCGAGGATACGCAGCTCTACCAAATCATCCACGTCGACGGTAACACGATCCGCTACGAAGCCCGGACCGCGAAAGGCGACCTCTATGACGCCTTCCGGCTGGTGAAACAGCCCAGCGGCAAAAACGAGCTGATCGAGGAAGTGCCGGACCGCCCGGAGAATCTCCGCGCGCCGGCGCCGGGCACGGCGGACGGCAAGTAA